Proteins encoded by one window of Chryseobacterium aquaeductus:
- a CDS encoding peptidase domain-containing ABC transporter: MKKNKHIHKTFSLQKDQTDCGVGCLQSLVRYYGGDISLETLREKSGTAKTGTTLLGLYQCAKEIGFDAEGCEADIDALIEHNQPVILHVILEKKYEHYVVCYYRDSSNNNEFLIGDPAKGIEYWSKEKLEEVWVSKTCLTLQPNESFEKKEKTISEKKQWLLNLIKEDQESIYTILVLGVFTTLLGMAMSIFSQKLIDDILPKRKLNVLFLSIGFLSFLLLGRIIIQALRDFYIIMQSKEFNQRINKSFFSSLLHLPKLFFDTRKIGDFVARLNDTQRIQNVIKHLITNTAVDILGVLISIGFLFYYSWKLAVICLVVSPIIFYIIFRFNKRIIASQKEVMQSYSINEANYIDSIRGIDVIKGFGKQDLFLEKNLLIFGNFQNKIFDLGKINIKITLYSGLALVVFLVTILGFSSYNVLNKQIKIGEMMAIIGISSSLLGSITNLALVSIPIQEAKVAFDRMFEYASIPKEKLEGPEIEDIQKIEIRQLDFRFKGRSKLLENITITLEKAKITCLLGESGSGKTTFTEILQKNYEQESGDIVINNHLSLKEISTENWRSRVSIVPQNIQLFNASFLENIILDQNIDEKKLQNVINLGFETFINSLPQGLMTIVGEEGVNLSGGQKQLLGWMRALYHNPQFLLLDEPTSSLDQENRDFIYQLIAKIKKDKIIFVISHNLEHLEEISDEVLYLKGKRISRFK, from the coding sequence ATGAAAAAAAATAAACACATCCACAAAACCTTTTCTCTCCAAAAAGACCAAACAGATTGTGGTGTGGGATGTCTTCAGTCTTTGGTAAGATATTATGGTGGAGATATTTCCTTAGAAACTTTACGAGAAAAAAGCGGTACTGCCAAAACAGGAACTACACTTTTGGGTTTGTACCAATGTGCCAAAGAAATAGGTTTTGATGCAGAAGGCTGCGAAGCAGATATAGATGCTTTAATAGAGCATAATCAGCCTGTAATTTTACATGTGATTTTAGAAAAAAAATACGAACATTATGTTGTATGTTATTATAGAGATTCTTCTAATAATAATGAATTTCTTATTGGAGATCCTGCCAAAGGTATAGAATATTGGAGCAAAGAAAAACTGGAAGAAGTCTGGGTTTCCAAAACCTGTCTTACTTTGCAACCCAACGAAAGCTTTGAGAAAAAAGAAAAAACCATTTCTGAGAAAAAACAATGGCTTCTAAATTTGATAAAAGAAGATCAAGAATCTATTTATACAATTCTTGTTTTGGGAGTGTTTACAACTTTACTTGGTATGGCAATGTCTATTTTTTCTCAGAAATTGATCGACGATATTTTACCGAAGAGAAAACTAAATGTACTCTTTCTAAGCATTGGTTTTTTAAGTTTTCTTTTATTGGGCAGAATTATCATACAAGCGTTGCGCGATTTTTATATCATCATGCAAAGCAAAGAGTTTAACCAAAGAATTAACAAATCTTTTTTCAGCTCCTTGCTTCATCTTCCTAAGCTTTTTTTTGATACCAGAAAAATAGGAGATTTTGTCGCAAGACTAAACGATACCCAAAGAATACAAAATGTAATAAAACATTTGATTACAAATACTGCTGTAGATATTTTGGGGGTTTTGATTTCCATTGGGTTCTTATTCTATTATTCTTGGAAGTTGGCAGTAATTTGCTTGGTAGTTTCTCCCATTATTTTCTATATTATTTTCAGATTCAACAAAAGAATTATAGCCTCTCAGAAAGAAGTAATGCAATCTTATAGCATCAACGAAGCCAACTATATCGATAGCATAAGAGGAATAGACGTCATAAAAGGCTTCGGAAAACAAGACTTGTTTCTAGAGAAAAATCTATTGATTTTTGGAAACTTTCAAAACAAAATTTTCGATTTAGGAAAGATAAATATTAAAATCACCTTATATTCTGGTTTAGCTTTGGTGGTTTTCCTTGTTACAATTTTGGGGTTTTCGTCTTACAATGTTTTGAACAAACAGATTAAAATAGGTGAAATGATGGCTATTATTGGGATTTCCAGTTCTTTGCTGGGTTCAATTACTAATCTGGCTTTAGTGAGTATTCCTATTCAAGAAGCAAAAGTGGCTTTCGACAGAATGTTTGAATACGCATCAATACCAAAAGAGAAATTGGAAGGACCTGAAATTGAGGATATTCAAAAAATAGAAATCAGACAGCTTGATTTTAGATTCAAAGGACGAAGTAAATTGTTAGAAAATATTACCATTACATTAGAAAAAGCGAAGATCACTTGTCTTCTAGGTGAAAGCGGGAGCGGAAAAACAACATTTACAGAGATTTTGCAGAAGAACTACGAACAAGAAAGTGGCGACATAGTTATCAATAATCATCTTTCCTTAAAAGAAATTTCTACTGAAAATTGGAGAAGCCGTGTCTCAATTGTTCCGCAAAACATACAACTCTTTAACGCAAGTTTTTTAGAAAATATAATTTTAGACCAAAATATTGATGAAAAAAAACTTCAAAATGTTATAAATTTAGGCTTTGAGACGTTTATCAATTCTCTTCCGCAGGGTTTAATGACAATCGTAGGAGAAGAAGGCGTCAATCTGTCCGGAGGTCAAAAACAATTATTAGGTTGGATGAGAGCGCTGTATCATAATCCCCAATTCTTACTTCTTGATGAGCCAACATCTTCATTAGATCAAGAAAATAGAGATTTTATTTACCAACTTATTGCCAAGATCAAAAAAGATAAAATAATTTTTGTTATCAGTCACAATTTAGAACATTTAGAAGAAATTTCGGATGAAGTATTGTATTTAAAAGGAAAGAGAATTTCAAGATTTAAATAA
- a CDS encoding TlpA family protein disulfide reductase, whose protein sequence is MIKKYLLLFVIAIFAVSCSKKVEVKGKIAGSAPLERVEFVEASGVATLPLINMGLDKDGNFTGTFEAPKNGMYVINYAGKQNLIYLKGGQTLNISGSAATFPGEYVVTGDAKNDNDFFQACQKFLSTYGQTVNIQELSTGDEAKYLKGMQKIEADINKNIDENVKKYNPGKDVVKWKEMDAKTAILNLLVNYEMTKKQMSGNPSFKLGKAFTDYENKLKENNDEMVKLSPFYRQYLLTKMSPGFQKFAEAKSKGKTDITTSELFNDYLKTQKEVSQVTKDYLLAFVMAQSDISPQTPAKTSDKIKKIIEEDIKDAGVKADVKRMQFTINGFKIGDDAPEASLVKADGSAYKLNENKGKPYVLVFYASWNPYIAEGTVPVLKEVVNFYKSKMNFVFVNLDDTKEQFTKTSNAMMKGIQGTNVYAEGGLNSDIAKKYGVYGFKLPNFIVVDKNGKVASRSFVNLGDADLITILDKQTGLSAPKVAPQQQMMPQMNMDPSAQPAPPVQEAPQPAQTK, encoded by the coding sequence ATGATTAAAAAATATCTTTTGTTGTTTGTCATTGCAATATTTGCAGTGTCTTGTTCAAAAAAAGTTGAAGTAAAAGGAAAAATTGCAGGAAGTGCTCCATTAGAAAGAGTAGAATTTGTTGAGGCTTCGGGTGTTGCCACTTTACCTTTAATTAATATGGGCCTAGATAAAGACGGTAATTTTACCGGAACTTTCGAAGCTCCTAAAAACGGAATGTATGTCATTAATTATGCAGGAAAGCAGAATTTAATTTACCTGAAAGGAGGTCAAACTTTAAATATCTCAGGAAGTGCTGCCACGTTCCCGGGTGAATATGTAGTGACTGGTGATGCCAAAAACGATAACGATTTTTTCCAGGCTTGTCAGAAGTTTCTTTCTACTTACGGTCAGACTGTAAATATTCAGGAATTGTCTACGGGTGACGAAGCAAAGTATCTGAAAGGTATGCAGAAGATTGAAGCCGACATCAACAAAAATATCGATGAGAATGTAAAAAAATACAATCCAGGTAAAGATGTTGTAAAGTGGAAAGAGATGGATGCTAAAACTGCTATTCTTAATTTGCTTGTAAATTATGAAATGACTAAGAAGCAAATGTCTGGAAATCCTTCTTTTAAATTAGGAAAGGCATTTACAGATTATGAAAATAAATTAAAAGAGAATAATGACGAAATGGTGAAATTAAGCCCTTTCTACAGACAATATCTTTTGACTAAAATGAGTCCGGGATTCCAAAAATTTGCCGAGGCAAAAAGTAAAGGGAAGACTGATATTACGACTTCAGAATTATTCAATGATTATTTGAAAACTCAAAAGGAAGTTTCTCAGGTAACCAAAGATTATTTGCTAGCGTTTGTAATGGCTCAGTCTGACATCAGCCCTCAGACTCCGGCAAAAACAAGTGACAAAATCAAGAAAATCATTGAAGAAGATATTAAAGATGCTGGTGTAAAAGCTGATGTGAAAAGAATGCAGTTTACCATCAACGGATTTAAGATTGGTGATGATGCTCCTGAAGCTTCATTAGTAAAAGCAGATGGCTCGGCTTACAAATTAAATGAAAACAAGGGGAAACCTTACGTGTTAGTTTTCTATGCATCATGGAATCCTTACATCGCCGAAGGTACTGTACCTGTATTGAAAGAAGTAGTTAATTTCTATAAGTCTAAAATGAATTTCGTATTTGTAAATCTTGATGATACGAAGGAGCAGTTTACAAAAACAAGCAATGCAATGATGAAAGGAATTCAAGGTACAAATGTTTATGCAGAAGGAGGATTAAACTCTGATATTGCTAAAAAATATGGTGTGTACGGATTTAAATTGCCAAACTTCATCGTAGTAGACAAAAACGGTAAAGTTGCCAGCAGATCTTTTGTTAATTTAGGAGATGCAGACTTGATTACGATTTTGGATAAACAAACAGGTCTTTCTGCGCCAAAGGTTGCTCCTCAGCAGCAAATGATGCCTCAGATGAATATGGATCCTTCAGCTCAGCCAGCTCCTCCAGTTCAGGAAGCTCCTCAGCCAGCTCAGACAAAATAA
- the rlmD gene encoding 23S rRNA (uracil(1939)-C(5))-methyltransferase RlmD, with amino-acid sequence MKKKKDVILENIKLLTAGAKGVAIGKTEEGKTVLVSGGIPGDVVNVRVKKSKSNYIEGEAKEIVEKSPFRVEPKCIHFGTCGGCKWQNMSYEKQLDFKQQEVYNNIKRIGGIDDFETVPILGAEEQYFYRNKMEFSFSNARWLTQYEISSEENYGSRDALGFHIPGMWSKILDLKECWLQEDPSNAIRLAVRNFGVENSLDFFDVREQKGFLRTLMMRQNSKGEWMVLFQLYREEKANRAKLFDYLLEQFPQIKTLVYAINPKQNDSIYDLNVNTYFGEGFLMEEMDGLKFKIGTKSFFQTNYKQALELYRKTLEFADLKGDEIVYDLYTGTGTIAQYVARNAKHVIGIESVQEAIDAAIEHAELNGLTNTTFYCGDMKNVFNDEFMENHPKADVLITDPPRDGMHQKVVEQILKLAPEKVVYVSCNSATQARDIALMKDHYTLVKILPVDMFPQTHHVENIALLVKK; translated from the coding sequence ATGAAAAAGAAGAAAGACGTAATTCTTGAAAATATAAAACTTTTAACCGCCGGAGCAAAAGGCGTTGCCATTGGAAAAACCGAAGAAGGGAAAACTGTTTTGGTTTCCGGAGGCATACCGGGAGATGTGGTGAATGTAAGAGTGAAAAAATCAAAATCAAATTATATTGAGGGTGAAGCAAAAGAAATTGTAGAAAAATCACCATTCAGAGTAGAGCCGAAATGTATTCATTTTGGGACTTGCGGAGGTTGTAAGTGGCAGAATATGAGCTATGAAAAACAACTAGATTTTAAACAGCAAGAAGTTTACAATAATATAAAAAGAATCGGTGGAATTGATGATTTTGAAACCGTTCCGATTTTAGGTGCAGAAGAGCAATACTTCTACAGAAACAAAATGGAGTTTTCTTTTTCTAATGCAAGATGGCTGACTCAGTACGAAATCAGTTCCGAAGAAAATTATGGCAGCAGAGATGCACTTGGTTTTCACATTCCCGGGATGTGGAGCAAAATTCTTGACTTGAAAGAATGTTGGTTACAAGAAGATCCTTCTAATGCGATTCGTTTAGCCGTAAGAAATTTCGGAGTTGAAAATAGTTTAGACTTTTTCGATGTGAGAGAACAGAAAGGTTTTCTAAGAACTTTGATGATGAGACAAAATTCCAAAGGAGAATGGATGGTTTTATTTCAATTGTATAGAGAAGAAAAAGCAAACAGAGCAAAACTTTTCGATTATCTGCTAGAGCAATTTCCACAGATCAAAACTTTGGTATATGCCATCAATCCTAAACAAAATGATTCTATTTACGATTTGAATGTAAATACTTATTTCGGTGAAGGATTTTTAATGGAAGAAATGGATGGACTGAAATTCAAAATCGGCACGAAATCATTCTTTCAGACCAATTACAAACAGGCTTTAGAACTATACAGAAAAACCCTTGAATTTGCTGATTTGAAAGGTGATGAAATCGTGTACGATTTATATACCGGAACCGGAACAATCGCACAATACGTTGCAAGAAATGCGAAACATGTAATAGGTATTGAATCTGTTCAGGAAGCGATTGACGCAGCCATCGAACACGCAGAATTAAACGGTTTGACTAATACTACTTTCTACTGTGGTGATATGAAAAATGTCTTCAATGATGAATTTATGGAAAATCATCCGAAAGCTGATGTTTTGATTACCGATCCGCCAAGAGATGGAATGCACCAGAAAGTTGTAGAGCAAATCTTAAAACTGGCACCAGAAAAAGTAGTGTATGTAAGTTGTAACTCGGCAACGCAGGCGAGAGATATTGCGCTAATGAAAGATCATTATACTTTGGTAAAGATTTTACCTGTAGATATGTTCCCGCAGACACATCATGTGGAGAATATAGCGTTATTGGTAAAGAAATAA